The Pseudomonas chlororaphis subsp. piscium genome contains the following window.
CACGCCTTGCAGACGGTAAACGTCCTGGATCTCGTTCACGATGTACTTGGCCAGCGCACTCACACCCAGCAGACGCAGGATGTCGTGTGGATCGCTTGGACCGTCGGAGATAACTTCGCCGCGGTTTACCTGTTCGCCTTCGAAGACGTTCAGGTGGCGCCACTTCGGAATCAGCTCTTCGTACGGATCGCTACCGTCGTTCGGGGTAATGACCAGACGGCGCTTGCCTTTGGTCTCTTTACCGAACGCGATGGTGCCGCTGACTTCAGCCAGGATCGAGGCTTCTTTCGGACGACGAGCTTCGAACAGGTCGGCAACACGCGGCAGACCACCGGTGATGTCACGAGTCTTCGAAGTTTCTTGCGGGATACGAGCGATAACGTCACCGATCGCGATCTTCGCGCCGTCCGCTACACCGACCAGGGCGTTAGCTGGCAGGAAGTACTGAGCGATTACGTCAGTGCCTGGCAGCAACAGATCCTTGCCGTTGTCGTCAACCATCTTCACGGCTGGACGGATGTCTTTGCCGGCAGCTGGACGATCTTTCGCGTCGAGCACTTCAATGTTGGTCATACCGGTCAATTCGTCAGTCTGACGCTTGATCGTGATGCCTTCTTCCATGCCCACGTAGGTCACGGTACCTTTCATTTCGGTAACGATTGGGTGAGTGTGCGGATCCCACTTGGCCACGATAGAGCCAGCGTCGACCTTGTCACCTTCTTTAACCGAAATCACGGCACCGTACGGCAGCTTGTAACGCTCGCGCTCACGACCGAAGTCGTCCGCGATCGCCAGCTCACCGGAACGGGACACAGCAACCAGGTGACCATCCACTCGCTCAACGTGCTTCAGGTTGTGCAGACGGACGGTACCGCCATTCTTCACCTGAACGCTGTCGGCCGCGGAGGTCCGGCTTGCCGCACCACCGATGTGGAACGTACGCATCGTCAACTGGGTACCCGGCTCACCGATGGACTGAGCAGCGATAACGCCGACCGCTTCACCGATGTTCACCTGGTGACCACGAGCCAGGTCGCGGCCGTAGCACTTGGCGCAAATGCCGTAGCGGGTTTCGCAGCTGATCGGCGAGCGTACGATCACTTCGTCGATACTGTTCAGCTCGATGAACTCGACCCACTTCTCGTCGACCAGAGTGCCGGCAGGAACGATGACGTCCTCGGTACCTGGCTTGAATACGTCACGGGCGATAACACGACCCAACACGCGCTCACCCAGCGGCTCAACAACGTCACCGCCTTCAATGTGCGGAGTCATCAGCAGGCCGTGCTCGGTGCCACAGTCGATCTCGGTTACAACCAGATCCTGCGCCACGTCTACCAGACGACGAGTCAGGTAACCGGAGTTCGCAGTTTTCAACGCGGTATCCGCCAGACCTTTACGAGCACCGTGAGTCGAGATGAAGTACTGGAGTACGCTCAGACCTTCACGGAAGTTCGCGGTAATCGGCGTTTCGATGATGGAACCGTCCGGCTTGGCCATCAGACCACGCATACCGGCCAGCTGACGAATCTGTGCTGCGGAACCCCGCGCACCCGAGTCGGCCATCATGTACATCGAGTTGAACGATTCTTGCTCGACTTCGTCGCCGTGACGGTCGATGACTTTCTCTTTCGAGAGGTTGGCCATCATCGCCTTGGAGACTTCATCGTTCGCTTTCGACCAAAGGTCGATCACTTTGTTGTACTTCTCGCCCTGGGTTACCAGGCCGGAGGCGTACTGGCTCTCGATTTCTTTCACTTCATCGGTAGCAGTACCGATGATGCGGGCTTTCTCGTCCGGGATAACGAAGTCGTTAACACCGATGGAAACGCCGGAAATGGTCGAGTAGGCAAAACCGGTGTACATCAACTGGTCAGCGAAGATCACAGTCTCTTTCAGACCAACCACGCGGTAGCACTGGTTGATCAGCTTGGAGATTGCCTTCTTCTTCATCGGCAGGTTGACGACGTCGTACGACAGACCTTTTGGCACAACCTGGAACAGCAGCGCACGGCCGACAGTGGTGTCGACGATACGAGTGTTGGTCACGCTGCCGCCATCACGATCGTTGACGGTTTCGGTGATCCGCACCTTGACCTTGGCATGCAGTGCGGCTTCACCGGCACGGAACACACGGTCAACTTCCTGCAGATCCGCGAACACACGACCTTCGCCCTTGGCGTTGATCGCTTCACGAGTCATGTAGTACAGGCCCAATACAACGTCCTGCGACGGAACGATGATTGGCTCACCGTTGGCTGGCGACAGGATGTTGTTGGTCGACATCATCAACGCACGCGCTTCCAGCTGGGCTTCCAGTGTCAGCGGTACGTGCACGGCCATTTGGTCGCCGTCGAAGTCGGCGTTGTACGCGGCACAGACCAGAGGGTGCAGCTGGATAGCCTTACCTTCGATCAGTACTGGTTCAAACGCCTGGATACCCAGACGGTGAAGGGTCGGTGCACGGTTGAGGAGCACTGGGTGTTCGCGAATCACTTCAGCGAGAACGTCCCAAACCTCTGGCAGCTCGCGCTCGACCATTTTCTTCGCGGCTTTGATGGTGGTGGCCAGGCCACGCATTTCCAACTTGCCGAAAATGAACGGTTTGAACAGCTCGAGAGCCATTTTCTTAGGCAGACCGCACTGGTGCAGACGCAGGGTCGGGCCTACGGTAATTACCGAACGGCCAGAGTAGTCAACACGCTTACCGAGCAAGTTCTGACGGAAACGACCCTGCTTACCCTTGATCATGTCGGCCAGGGATTTCAGAGGACGCTTGTTGGAACCGGTGATAGCGCGGCCACGACGACCGTTGTCGAGCAGTGCGTCGACAGCTTCCTGCAACATACGCTTTTCGTTGCGCACGATGATGTCCGGAGCGGACAGATCCAGCAGGCGCTTCAAACGGTTGTTACGGTTGATCACTCGACGATACAGATCGTTGAGGTCGGAAGTCGCGAAACGACCGCCATCCAGTGGGACCAGTGGACGCAGATCTGGCGGCAGAACCGGCAGAACGGTCAGCACCATCCACTCTGGCAGGTTGCCGGAGCCCTGGAAGGCTTCCATCAACTTCAGACGCTTGGACAGCTTCTTGATCTTGGTTTCCGAGTTGGTTTGCGGAATCTCTTCGCGCAGACGGCCAATCTCGTGTTCCAGGTCGATAGCGTGCAGCAGTTCGCGGACAGCCTCGGCACCCATGCGGGCGTCGAAGTCGTCACCGAACTCTTCCAGCGCTTCGAAATACTGCTCGTCGTTGAGCAGCTGGCCTTTTTCCAGAGTGGTCATGCCCGGATCGATAACGACGTAGCTCTCGAAGTAGAGAACACGCTCGATATCACGCAGGGTCATGTCCATCAGCAGGCCGATACGGGACGGCAGCGATTTCAGGAACCAGATGTGGGCAACCGGCGAAGCCAGTTCGATGTGCGCCATGCGCTCACGACGAACTTTGGCCAGTGCAACTTCAACGCCGCACTTCTCGCAGATCACACCACGATGCTTCAAGCGCTTGTACTTACCGCACAGGCACTCGTAATCCTTTACCGGGCCAAAGATCTTGGCGCAGAACAGGCCGTCACGCTCAGGCTTGAACGTACGGTAGTTGATGGTTTCCGGCTTTTTAACTTCACCGAACGACCACGAACGGATCATCTCAGGCGAGGCCAATCCGATACGGATGGCGTCGAACTCTTCGACTTGACCCTGGTTTTTCAGCAAATTCAGTAGGTCTTTCAAGGCCTTTCCTCCTGGCGGAGCAGAGAGCGGGCAATCCTGCCCCGCTCTCGATTCGCGTCACGTGTTATTCGGTTTCCAGATCGATATCGATGCCGAGGGAACGAATTTCTTTGATCAACACGTTGAAGGACTCGGGCATGCCCGGCTCCATACGGTGATCGCCGTCCACGATGTTTTTGTACATCTTGGTCCGACCGTTCACATCGTCCGACTTCACTGTGAGCATTTCTTGCAGAGTGTATGCAGCACCGTATGCTTCCAGTGCCCAGACCTCCATCTCCCCGAAACGCTGACCACCGAACTGCGCCTTACCACCCAGCGGCTGCTGGGTAACCAGGCTGTACGAACCGGTAGAACGAGCGTGCATCTTGTCGTCTACCAAGTGGTTCAGCTTCAGCATGTACATGTAGCCAACAGTAACCGGGCGCTCGAACTTGTTGCCGGTACGGCCGTCGGTCAGCTGCATCTGGCCGCTTTCTGGCAGGTCCGCCAGTTTCAGCATGGCCTTGATTTCGCTTTCCTTGGCACCGTCGAACACCGGAGTGGCCATCGGCACGCCGCCGCGCAGGTTTTTCGCCAGATCCAGGATTTCCTGATCGGAGAAGCTATCCAGATCTTCGTTACGACCACCGATCTGGTTGTAGATCTCGTCCAGGAACTTACGCAGTTCCGCGACCTTGCGCTGCTCTTCGACCATGCGGTTGATCTTCTCGCCCAGACCTTTGGCCGCGAGGCCCAGGTGGGTTTCGAGAATCTGACCAACGTTCATACGCGAAGGTACGCCCAACGGGTTGAGGACGACGTCGACCGGGGTGCCATTGGCATCGTGCGGCATGTCTTCAACCGGCATGATCACGGAGACCACACCCTTGTTACCGTGACGACCGGCCATCTTGTCGCCCGGCTGGATGCGACGACGGATTGCCAGGTAAACCTTGACGATTTTCAGCACGCCTGGAGCCAGGTCATCGCCCTGCTGCAGCTTGCGCTTCTTGTCTTCGAACTTGTCGTCCAGCAGACGGCGGCGATCAACGATGTAGGCCTGGGCCTTCTCGAGCTGCTCGTTCAGAGCATCTTCAGCCATGCGCAGCTTGAACCACTGACCATGCTCAAGACCGTCGAGTACTTCGTCGGTGATTTCCTGACCTTTCTTCAGACCGGCGCCGCCTTCGGCTTTGTGGCCGACCAGAGCGGAACGCAGACGTTCGAAAGTGGCGCCTTCAACGATACGGAACTCTTCGTTCAGGTCCTTGCGGATCTCGTCGAGCTGGCTCTTCTCGATCGACAGGGCACGAGCGTCACGCTCTACGCCGTCACGAGTGAAGACCTGTACGTCGATGACAGTACCCTTGGTACCGGTAGGTACACGCAGGGAGGTGTCTTTAACGTCGCTGGCTTTTTCACCGAAGATTGCACGCAGCAGTTTTTCTTCCGGAGTCAGCTGGGTCTCGCCTTTCGGAGTGACCTTACCGACCAGGATGTCGCCTGCGCCAACTTCAGCACCTACATAAACGATACCGGCTTCGTCCAGCTTGTTCAGTGCAGCCTCACCCACGTTCGGGATGTCCGCAGTGATTTCCTCTGGGCCAAGCTTGGTGTCACGGGCCACACAGGTCAGTTCCTGGATGTGGATCGTGGTGAAGCGGTCTTCCTGAACCACACGCTCGGACAGGCAGATGGAGTCTTCGAAGTTGAAGCCGTTCCATGCCATGAACGCGATGCGCATGTTCTGACCCAGAGCCAGCTCACCCATGTCGGTGGACGGACCGTCGGCCATGATGTCGCTGCGCTGAACCCGATCACCCTTGCTCACCAGCGGACGCTGGTTGATGCAGGTGTTCTGGTTGGAGCGGGTGTATTTGGTCAGGTTGTAGATGTCGACACCGGCTTCGCCTGGTTCAACTTCGTCATCTGCAACACGAACCACGATACGGCTGGCGTCAACCGAGTCGATCACGCCGCCACGGCGAGCCACAACGCAAACGCCGGAGTCACGGGCAACGTTACGCTCCATGCCGGTACCTACCAGCGGCTTGTCGGCACGCAGGGTTGGTACAGCCTGACGCTGCATGTTCGAACCCATCAACGCACGGTTGGCGTCGTCGTGCTCGAGGAACGGAATCAGCGACGCTGCAACCGAAACTACCTGCTTCGGCGAAACGTCCATCAAGGTGACGTCTTCTGGCGCCTTGACGGTGAATTCGTTCAGGTGACGAACAGCCACCAGTTCGTCGATCAGCTGACCTTTGTCGTTCATGGTCGCCGAAGCCTGGGCGATCACGTGATCGGCCTCTTCGATAGCGGACAGGAACACGATCTCGTCGGTCACCAGACCTTCTTTCACCACGCGGTACGGGCTCTCGAGGAAGCCGTACTGGTTGGTGCGAGCATAGGCAGCCAGGGAGTTGATCAGACCGATGTTCGGACCTTCCGGCGTCTCGATCGGGCATACACGACCGTAGTGAGTCGGGTGTACGTCACGAACTTCGAAGCCTGCGCGCTCACGAGTCAGACCGCCTGGGCCGAGTGCGGAGACACGACGCTTGTGGGTAATCTCGGACAGCGGGTTGTTCTGGTCCATGAACTGGGACAGCTGGCTGGAACCGAAGAACTCCTTCACCGCCGCAGCCACTGGCTTGGCGTTGATCAAGTCTTGCGGCATCAGGCCTTCGCTTTCAGCCATCGACAGACGCTCTTTGACCGCGCGCTCTACACGCACCAGGCCAACGCGGAACTGGTTCTCGGCCATCTCGCCTACACAGCGAACACGACGGTTACCCAGGTGGTCGATGTCATCGACGATGCCTTTGCCGTTACGGATGTCGACCAGAGTCTTCAGAACCGCAACGATGTCTTCCTTGCACAACACGCCCGAACCTTCGATCTCGGTACGACCGATACGACGGTTGAACTTCATCCGGCCGACCGCAGACAGGTCATAACGCTCAGGGCTGAAGAACAGGTTGTTGAACAGGGTCTCGGCCGCATCCTTGGTTGGAGGCTCGCCAGGACGCATCATGCGATAGATCTCGACCAACGCTTCCAGCTGGTTGGTGGTGGAGTCGATCTTCAGAGTGTCGGAAACGAACGGACCGCAATCGATATCGTTGGTGTACAGCGTTTCGATGCGCACAACCTGAGCCTTGGCGATCTTCGCCAGGATCTCTGTGTTCAGCTCGGTGTTGCACTCTGCCAGGATTTCGCCGGTGGCCGGATGCACGATGACCTTCGCGGTAGTACGACCCAGGACGTAGTCCAGAGGCACTTCCAGCTCTTTGATCCCGGCTTTTTCCAGCTGGTTGATGTGGCGAGCGGTAATACGACGACCCTGCTCGACAATAACCTTGCCTTTGTCATCCTGAATATCGAGGACTGCAATTTCACCACGCAGGCGCTGAGGTACCAGTTCCAGGCTCAGGTTTTCGCCGCGCACATGGAATACGTTGGTGGTGTAGAAAGCATCCAGCACTTCTTCAGTGGTGTAGCCCAGCGCACGCAGCAGTACCGATGCAGGCAGCTTGCGACGACGGTCGATACGCACGAATACGCAGTCTTTCGGGTCGAACTCGAAGTCCAACCAGGAACCGCGATAAGGAATGATGCGTGCGGAGTACAGCAGCTTACCGGAGCTGTGCGTCTTGCCACGGTCGTGGTCGAAGAATACGCCAGGGGAACGGTGCAGCTGGGAAACGATTACACGCTCGGTACCGTTGATTACGAAGGTACCGTTCTCAGTCATCAGGGGGATTTCACCCATGTAGACTTCTTGCTCTTTGATGTCCTTGATCGCTTTGTTCGACGATTCTTTGTCGAAAATGATCAGACGAACTTTTACCCGCAAAGGTACGGCGTAAGTTACACCGCGCAGCACGCATTCTTTGACATCAAATGCCGGTTCGCCCAGGCGATAACCGACATACTCCAACGCAGCATTGCCGGAGTAGCTGATGATCGGGAAAACGGATTTGAAGGCCGCATGCAGGCCCACGTCGCGGAACTGATCTTTAGTCGCTCCCGCTTGCAAGAATTCACGATACGAATCCAGCTGGATGGCCAGGAGGTACGGCACATCCATGACGTCCGGCAACTTGCTAAAGTCCTTGCGGATACGTTTTTTCTCAGTATATGAGTAAGCCATCAGCGTTCCCCAGCTTGGTCACCTGCTTATTTGGCCCCTCCCGACGGGAGCAGCCAGAAAATCGTGCAAACCCTTTGGTTTGCGCCACCGCACAGGGTGGTTACAGCACGTTAGAAGCACCGACCCAGTCGGCTGCCAATAACGGAAAAAGGCCGGTGGCAAGAGCCACCAGCCATCAGCCTCAGCTTAACGCTTGGGCTGGAGACACAAAGTCGATGCTTACTTCAGCTCGACTTTAGCGCCTGCTTCTTCCAGAGCTGCTTTGGCTTTGTCAGCGGCTTCTTTAGCAACGCCTTCCAGAACCATGGCAGGAGCGCCGTCAACTACAGCCTTGGCTTCTTTCAGGCCCAGACCGGTCAGTTCACGTACAGCCTTGATCACGTTAACTTTCTTCTCGCCAGCTTCGGTCAGCATGACGTTGAATTCAGTTTGCTCTTCAACAACAGCGGCAGCAGCAGCTGGACCAGCAGCGGCAACAGCAGCGGTAACGCCGAAGGTTTCTTCCATTGCTTTGATCAGCTCAACAACTTCCAGAACGGTTTTCTGGCCGATTGCTTCGATGATTTGCTCGTTAGTCAGAGACATGACTATAAATTCCTGTATTGGGGTGACAGCCTACGCAGCCATCAAATTAAACATATGATTTTGAAAGGGCTTGCAGTGCCTTAGGCAGCAGCAGCTTCTTTCTGGTCGCGAATGGCCGCCAGAGTACGAGCCAGCTTGCTGGTAGCGCCTTGGATCACGCTCATCAGCTTCGCAATAGCTTCGTCGCGAGTTGGCAGCGAAGCCAACACGTCGATCTCGTTTGCTGCGAGGTACTTGCCCTCGAACGCAGCTGCCTTGATCTCGAACTTTTCCTGACCCTTTGCGAACTCTTTGAAAATACGAGCAGCAGCGCCCGGATGTTCCTTGGAGAATGCAATCAGGGTAGGGCCGACGAACGCGTCGTTGAGCACGTCATATTGAGTGCCTTCAACAGCGCGCTTGAGCAGGGTGTTACGTACGACACGTACATACACGCCAGCTTCGCGGGCCTCTTTACGGAGTCCGGTCATAGCGCCTACTGTCACACCACGGGCATCAGCCACGACAGCGGACAGAGCGCCTTTGGCAGCCTCGTTGACTTCAGCGACGATGGCCTTCTTGTCTTCGAGTTTAATTGCCACGGGTTTAACTCCTGCTTGTTACCGTTTCATCCAACCGAGGTCGGATGTCGTTTTGGTGTCTGATTCGGTAAGGAACCGGGAGCACCATCTGCGTAGGCTTGTGGTTTAAGACTTGCGTCGCCTACGGTCTTGGATAGCCCCCGCCAGGCAGGGACCCCAATCTTTCAATTGACGCAATCTCTTGCGTCAACCTGTGTCTTATACGTCCAGCGAACCTTGGTCGATGACCAGACCTGGGCCCATAGTGGTGCTCAGGGTAACGCGCTTGACGTAGATACCTTTCGAGGAAGCTGGCTTGATACGCTTCAGATCAGCGATCAGGGCTTCAACGTTTTCCTTCAGCTTGACGGCGTCGAAGCCGACCTTGCCAACGGAGGTGTGGATAATGCCGTTTTTGTCGGTGCGATAACGAACCTGACCAGCCTTGGCGTTTTTAACAGCGCCAGCTACGTCTGGAGTTACGGTACCAACCTTAGGGTTAGGCATCAGGCCACGTGGACCGAGGATCTGGCCCAGCTGACCTACAACGCGCATTGCATCCGGGGAAGCAATAACTACGTCATAGTTCAGGTCGCCGCCTTTCATTTCGGCAGCCAGGTCGTCCATACCTACGCGATCAGCGCCGGCAGCCAAGGCAGCTTCAGCAGCTGGGCCTTGGGTGAACACAGCTACACGCACAGTCTTGCCAGTGCCGTGTGGCAGCACGGTAGCGCTGCGAACAACCTGGTCGGATTTACGTGGGTCAACGCCCAGGTTTACAGCGACGTCAACAGACTCGCTGAACTTGACGGTCGACAGCTCGGTCAGGAGAGCAGCTGCGTCTACGAAGCTGTAGGCCTTGCCCGCTTCAATCTTGCCGGCGATAGCCTTTTGGCGCTTGGTCAGCTTAGCCATTACACACCCTCCACGTTAAGGCCCATGCTACGAGCAGAACCGGCGATAGTACGCACGGCTGCATCCATATCAGCTGCAGTCAGATCCGCGTTTTTGGTTTTCGCGATTTCTTCCAGCTGAGCACGGGTAACGGTGCCAACCTTAACGGTGTTCGGACGAGCGGAACCGCTGGTCAGGCCAGCAGCTTTCTTCAGCAGAACCGAAGCAGGGGTGCTCTTAGTTTCGAAAGTGAAGCTGCGGTCACTGTAAACAGTGATGATCACAGGAGTCGGCAGACCTGGCTCAAGACCCTGGGTACGGGCGTTGAAGGCCTTGCAGAATTCCATGATGTTCACGCCGTGCTGACCCAGAGCTGGACCGACGGGTGGACTTGGGTTGGCCTGTGCGGCCTTCACTTGCAGCTTGATGTAAGCAGTAATCTTCTTAGCCATGAGGCACTCCAATTACGGGTTCAAACGCCTAGAAAGGCTCCCCGGTTACTTGCGCGTTTATCCCAGTGACGACAAAACCCCACAGCCTTGGGCTGCGGGGTATGGGATTCTCGTTCAGTTATGCCTTTTCGACCTGACTGAACTCTAGCTCTACCGGAGTAGAGCGACCGAAAATGAGCACAGCCACTTGGATCCGGCTCTTTTCGTAGTTAACTTCTTCGACGGTGCCGTTAAAGTCAGCGAACGGACCATCGGTAACACGAACAACCTCACCCGGCTCGAACAGAGTCTTGGGCTTAGGCTTGTCACTACCATCAGCGACACGACGCAGAATGGCTTCCGCCTCTTTGTCCGTGATTGGTGCAGGCTTGTCGGCAGTACCACCGATGAAACCCATCACCCGAGGAGTATCCTTGACCAAGTGCCAAGTACCCTCGTTCATATCCATCTGAACCAGCACATAACCTGGGAAGAATTTGCGCTCGCTTTTACGTTTCTGGCCATTACGCATCTCAACCACTTCTTCAGTGGGAACCAGAATTTCGCCAAAGCCATCTTCCATGCCAGCCAGCTTTACGCGCTCGATCAACGAACGCATTACATGCTTCTCGTAACCCGAGTAAGCATGCACAACGTACCAACGCTTAGCCACGGGACACCCTTAGCCAACAATCAAGGAAACAAGCCAGCCGAGCAGGGAGTCAAGCCCCCACAACAGCAACGCCATAACCAGAACAACAGCCACTACGATCAACGTGGTCTGCGTGGTTTCTTGGCGAGTTGGCCATACGACTTTACGAATCTCGGTGCGAGCTTCCTTAACCAGTACAAAGAAAGACTTGCCCTTGGCAGTCTGCAGGCCTACAAAGGCAGCTACAGCAGCAATAGCAAGCAAAGCGAGTACACGGTACAGGATCGGCGAAGCAGAGTAATACTGATTACCGACAACGCCAACGACCACCAAAGCAACTACTACAAGCCACTTGAGCAGATCGAAGCGAGAGCCTTGAGCTTCAGCTTTAGGAGTCATCTATGAAGATCCTGTGAAAAGAAAGCCAGACACACTGAGTGAATCTGGCAGGTCAGGAGGGAATCGAACCCCCAACCTACGGTTTTGGAGACCGTCGCTCTGCCAATTGAGCTACTGACCTAAAAACAAAATCAGGCCGACCATTATGCCGGCCCGATGGAGATATATCAAGAACTTACTCGATGACTTTGGCTACGACGCCAGCGCCGACGGTACGACCGCCTTCACGAATAGCGAAACGCAGACCATCTTCCATCGCGATGGTTTTGATCAGAGTGACAGTCATCTGGATGTTGTCACCTGGCATTACCATTTCAACGCCTTCTGGCAGCTCGCAGTTACCAGTC
Protein-coding sequences here:
- the rpoC gene encoding DNA-directed RNA polymerase subunit beta', coding for MKDLLNLLKNQGQVEEFDAIRIGLASPEMIRSWSFGEVKKPETINYRTFKPERDGLFCAKIFGPVKDYECLCGKYKRLKHRGVICEKCGVEVALAKVRRERMAHIELASPVAHIWFLKSLPSRIGLLMDMTLRDIERVLYFESYVVIDPGMTTLEKGQLLNDEQYFEALEEFGDDFDARMGAEAVRELLHAIDLEHEIGRLREEIPQTNSETKIKKLSKRLKLMEAFQGSGNLPEWMVLTVLPVLPPDLRPLVPLDGGRFATSDLNDLYRRVINRNNRLKRLLDLSAPDIIVRNEKRMLQEAVDALLDNGRRGRAITGSNKRPLKSLADMIKGKQGRFRQNLLGKRVDYSGRSVITVGPTLRLHQCGLPKKMALELFKPFIFGKLEMRGLATTIKAAKKMVERELPEVWDVLAEVIREHPVLLNRAPTLHRLGIQAFEPVLIEGKAIQLHPLVCAAYNADFDGDQMAVHVPLTLEAQLEARALMMSTNNILSPANGEPIIVPSQDVVLGLYYMTREAINAKGEGRVFADLQEVDRVFRAGEAALHAKVKVRITETVNDRDGGSVTNTRIVDTTVGRALLFQVVPKGLSYDVVNLPMKKKAISKLINQCYRVVGLKETVIFADQLMYTGFAYSTISGVSIGVNDFVIPDEKARIIGTATDEVKEIESQYASGLVTQGEKYNKVIDLWSKANDEVSKAMMANLSKEKVIDRHGDEVEQESFNSMYMMADSGARGSAAQIRQLAGMRGLMAKPDGSIIETPITANFREGLSVLQYFISTHGARKGLADTALKTANSGYLTRRLVDVAQDLVVTEIDCGTEHGLLMTPHIEGGDVVEPLGERVLGRVIARDVFKPGTEDVIVPAGTLVDEKWVEFIELNSIDEVIVRSPISCETRYGICAKCYGRDLARGHQVNIGEAVGVIAAQSIGEPGTQLTMRTFHIGGAASRTSAADSVQVKNGGTVRLHNLKHVERVDGHLVAVSRSGELAIADDFGRERERYKLPYGAVISVKEGDKVDAGSIVAKWDPHTHPIVTEMKGTVTYVGMEEGITIKRQTDELTGMTNIEVLDAKDRPAAGKDIRPAVKMVDDNGKDLLLPGTDVIAQYFLPANALVGVADGAKIAIGDVIARIPQETSKTRDITGGLPRVADLFEARRPKEASILAEVSGTIAFGKETKGKRRLVITPNDGSDPYEELIPKWRHLNVFEGEQVNRGEVISDGPSDPHDILRLLGVSALAKYIVNEIQDVYRLQGVKINDKHIETILRQMLRKVEIAESGDSSFIKGDQMELTHVLVENERLNTEDKFVAKFTRVLLGITKASLSTESFISAASFQETTRVLTEAAVTGKRDYLRGLKENVVVGRLIPAGTGLAYHSERKRRRDADKPLRVSASEVEAALTEALNSSGN
- the rpoB gene encoding DNA-directed RNA polymerase subunit beta, yielding MAYSYTEKKRIRKDFSKLPDVMDVPYLLAIQLDSYREFLQAGATKDQFRDVGLHAAFKSVFPIISYSGNAALEYVGYRLGEPAFDVKECVLRGVTYAVPLRVKVRLIIFDKESSNKAIKDIKEQEVYMGEIPLMTENGTFVINGTERVIVSQLHRSPGVFFDHDRGKTHSSGKLLYSARIIPYRGSWLDFEFDPKDCVFVRIDRRRKLPASVLLRALGYTTEEVLDAFYTTNVFHVRGENLSLELVPQRLRGEIAVLDIQDDKGKVIVEQGRRITARHINQLEKAGIKELEVPLDYVLGRTTAKVIVHPATGEILAECNTELNTEILAKIAKAQVVRIETLYTNDIDCGPFVSDTLKIDSTTNQLEALVEIYRMMRPGEPPTKDAAETLFNNLFFSPERYDLSAVGRMKFNRRIGRTEIEGSGVLCKEDIVAVLKTLVDIRNGKGIVDDIDHLGNRRVRCVGEMAENQFRVGLVRVERAVKERLSMAESEGLMPQDLINAKPVAAAVKEFFGSSQLSQFMDQNNPLSEITHKRRVSALGPGGLTRERAGFEVRDVHPTHYGRVCPIETPEGPNIGLINSLAAYARTNQYGFLESPYRVVKEGLVTDEIVFLSAIEEADHVIAQASATMNDKGQLIDELVAVRHLNEFTVKAPEDVTLMDVSPKQVVSVAASLIPFLEHDDANRALMGSNMQRQAVPTLRADKPLVGTGMERNVARDSGVCVVARRGGVIDSVDASRIVVRVADDEVEPGEAGVDIYNLTKYTRSNQNTCINQRPLVSKGDRVQRSDIMADGPSTDMGELALGQNMRIAFMAWNGFNFEDSICLSERVVQEDRFTTIHIQELTCVARDTKLGPEEITADIPNVGEAALNKLDEAGIVYVGAEVGAGDILVGKVTPKGETQLTPEEKLLRAIFGEKASDVKDTSLRVPTGTKGTVIDVQVFTRDGVERDARALSIEKSQLDEIRKDLNEEFRIVEGATFERLRSALVGHKAEGGAGLKKGQEITDEVLDGLEHGQWFKLRMAEDALNEQLEKAQAYIVDRRRLLDDKFEDKKRKLQQGDDLAPGVLKIVKVYLAIRRRIQPGDKMAGRHGNKGVVSVIMPVEDMPHDANGTPVDVVLNPLGVPSRMNVGQILETHLGLAAKGLGEKINRMVEEQRKVAELRKFLDEIYNQIGGRNEDLDSFSDQEILDLAKNLRGGVPMATPVFDGAKESEIKAMLKLADLPESGQMQLTDGRTGNKFERPVTVGYMYMLKLNHLVDDKMHARSTGSYSLVTQQPLGGKAQFGGQRFGEMEVWALEAYGAAYTLQEMLTVKSDDVNGRTKMYKNIVDGDHRMEPGMPESFNVLIKEIRSLGIDIDLETE
- the rplL gene encoding 50S ribosomal protein L7/L12; the encoded protein is MSLTNEQIIEAIGQKTVLEVVELIKAMEETFGVTAAVAAAGPAAAAAVVEEQTEFNVMLTEAGEKKVNVIKAVRELTGLGLKEAKAVVDGAPAMVLEGVAKEAADKAKAALEEAGAKVELK
- the rplJ gene encoding 50S ribosomal protein L10; translation: MAIKLEDKKAIVAEVNEAAKGALSAVVADARGVTVGAMTGLRKEAREAGVYVRVVRNTLLKRAVEGTQYDVLNDAFVGPTLIAFSKEHPGAAARIFKEFAKGQEKFEIKAAAFEGKYLAANEIDVLASLPTRDEAIAKLMSVIQGATSKLARTLAAIRDQKEAAAA
- the rplA gene encoding 50S ribosomal protein L1, which produces MAKLTKRQKAIAGKIEAGKAYSFVDAAALLTELSTVKFSESVDVAVNLGVDPRKSDQVVRSATVLPHGTGKTVRVAVFTQGPAAEAALAAGADRVGMDDLAAEMKGGDLNYDVVIASPDAMRVVGQLGQILGPRGLMPNPKVGTVTPDVAGAVKNAKAGQVRYRTDKNGIIHTSVGKVGFDAVKLKENVEALIADLKRIKPASSKGIYVKRVTLSTTMGPGLVIDQGSLDV
- the rplK gene encoding 50S ribosomal protein L11 codes for the protein MAKKITAYIKLQVKAAQANPSPPVGPALGQHGVNIMEFCKAFNARTQGLEPGLPTPVIITVYSDRSFTFETKSTPASVLLKKAAGLTSGSARPNTVKVGTVTRAQLEEIAKTKNADLTAADMDAAVRTIAGSARSMGLNVEGV
- the nusG gene encoding transcription termination/antitermination protein NusG, which gives rise to MAKRWYVVHAYSGYEKHVMRSLIERVKLAGMEDGFGEILVPTEEVVEMRNGQKRKSERKFFPGYVLVQMDMNEGTWHLVKDTPRVMGFIGGTADKPAPITDKEAEAILRRVADGSDKPKPKTLFEPGEVVRVTDGPFADFNGTVEEVNYEKSRIQVAVLIFGRSTPVELEFSQVEKA
- the secE gene encoding preprotein translocase subunit SecE → MTPKAEAQGSRFDLLKWLVVVALVVVGVVGNQYYSASPILYRVLALLAIAAVAAFVGLQTAKGKSFFVLVKEARTEIRKVVWPTRQETTQTTLIVVAVVLVMALLLWGLDSLLGWLVSLIVG